The window TAAAGTTGAATTTGCGTAAGCAAATTAGACATTTACAAGACCATTTATGGATCTGAACAGGATATTTACTAAAGCGTCCACCTTCAAATGCCACTCCCAGTTTGAAGCTCTGTTTGTGAAAGACATTTCATCTGCAATTAGGTAACGAAAGCAGATGGTGCTTTAGTAAGTCCAGGGGAGACTGATTCTTACTCCAGACCAAGGAGAACTTTCAGTGATTATTTTTGTAAAAGATTCAAGAAACAGAGTGTTATCTCCAACTACAAAAGTAGATTGGATGAATAAGATGTTGAAAAAGAATAAAGCGAAATTAATTTGTCGAAAATTGATGTTGCTTCAATTGTCTTATCCAGTAACTTCAAAATCAAATGATGAATATGCTTATTTTATTGGAATTGACACTGGATATTCAAATATAGGTTTCTGTGTATTAAAAGAGTCATCTTCAAAAGTATTATTGTTGTTTAAAGGTGAAGTAAAACTAAGAACAGCAGATATTACTAAATTGATGACTGAAAGAAAAATGTACAGAAATATCAGAAGAAAAAATCGCAGATGCAACTGTAAAATACGAAAATTTAGATTTCCAAGATGGAGAAATAGAAGTAAGAATAAGGAAAATCCGACTAGAAATTATTTATTAAATGCTCATTTGAATGTAATTAAATATTTATTTAAATATATAGAAGAAGAAAAATCAATTATTAATTTAGAATATGCAAAATTTGATACAAATTTACTATCTGGAAATGGAAATTTACCAGGAAAAGGAACTGCATCTGAAGTTAATTTAGTTTCTTATATTTTAAAAAGAGATAATTATACTTGTTTAAAGTGTAAGAATCAAAATATTCCTCTTCAAGTTCATCATATTAAATTTAGATCTGCTGGTGGAACTAATATTTCTTCAAATTTAGCTACTGTATGTGTATCTTGTCATAAGAAGATTCATTCTGGAAATTTGAATAACAATTTTAAATTAAATGAAGAGAATTTTAAAGCATCTGGAATGTTAAATTCGGTGATGCCAAAGATATATTTAAAATTAGCAGAAAAGTATTGCATATACAAATTCTTTGGATATGAAACTAAATTTGATAGAATTAAAAGAAAAATAGTCAAATCACATTCTAATGATGCTTTGATTTTAAGTATGTTTAATGTGAATTTTAAAAATAAACAAATATTAAATTTCAATTTAAATTTGAATTTAAATTCATATAGACGACATAATAGAGCAGCAACTAAAAGAATTGAAGATAGAAGATATTACTTTAAAAATAAATTTTCTATTGCTAAAAATAGAAGAAAAAGATGCAATCAAGAAGATGATGCTTTGATTGATATAAGAAGAATATATTTAGATGCAAAATTAAAAGTTAAATCTGGAAAGATTATTTATAATTCAAGAACTAAAGATAAACCTTTTACTCCTGGAGATGTAATTTCTTTTAAATCAAAAGAAAATTACATTATAACTGGATTTAGTTCTACTCAAAGAAAAGCATTTTCTGATAAATATTCTTTTAAAATTAAAGAGGCATCTAATTTTAAAGTAAGAAGAAACAGCGGACTTACAATTTTGTAATTGTCCAATTCCTCCCCGGCCTAAAGGCTTCCCATAATGAACTTCGTTCATTATGGCGGAGTCTCCTTGGACACTAAAAGATGATAGAACACGCAAAGGAATTCTTTCCCTGTCAAGATGCTATTGATAAATTAGACAGTTTTAAAACTATAGAAGAAATTTTAACTTGGGATAAAACCCCTTTCTGTTGCTATTGGTATGCTTATTATGTTGCTAATGGAAGAGTTCCAATATTAGAACCAATAATTTTAAAAAATTCAGGAGCAGCATATTGTTATGCCAAGTATGTCATTTGGGGAAGATGGCCTGAAGGTGAAAAAATAATTAAAAAATCAAGACAATGGGGGTATCAATATAAAGAATTTGCTTCAAAAGTAGATGCAGGACTAATTAAAAAACCAGATTATAAATTTAATTTCAACTAAGGAATTTATCATGGAACACTTTCAAAAACTAATAAGAATTTGGATATTGAGGGATATTTTTACTGGCGAAGAGATGATTTCACAAACAAAAAAACCAGATGAAGATCAATTAAATACTGATGTGAAATTTAGAAACCACACCTGCTTTTGGTATCATGAGTACGATTTTGCTGCATCATTTAATAATATAATTAAATCATCAGATGGGTTAGCAGCTTAAATTATCAATCCCGCCGCCTAAGAAATTAGGTAGCGGGAATTTTT is drawn from Ignavibacteriota bacterium and contains these coding sequences:
- a CDS encoding RRXRR domain-containing protein; amino-acid sequence: MIIFVKDSRNRVLSPTTKVDWMNKMLKKNKAKLICRKLMLLQLSYPVTSKSNDEYAYFIGIDTGYSNIGFCVLKESSSKVLLLFKGEVKLRTADITKLMTERKMYRNIRRKNRRCNCKIRKFRFPRWRNRSKNKENPTRNYLLNAHLNVIKYLFKYIEEEKSIINLEYAKFDTNLLSGNGNLPGKGTASEVNLVSYILKRDNYTCLKCKNQNIPLQVHHIKFRSAGGTNISSNLATVCVSCHKKIHSGNLNNNFKLNEENFKASGMLNSVMPKIYLKLAEKYCIYKFFGYETKFDRIKRKIVKSHSNDALILSMFNVNFKNKQILNFNLNLNLNSYRRHNRAATKRIEDRRYYFKNKFSIAKNRRKRCNQEDDALIDIRRIYLDAKLKVKSGKIIYNSRTKDKPFTPGDVISFKSKENYIITGFSSTQRKAFSDKYSFKIKEASNFKVRRNSGLTIL